One segment of Gemmatimonadota bacterium DNA contains the following:
- a CDS encoding DUF502 domain-containing protein → MKRLVGYFLNGLIFTAPAALTLYVLWAIFTTVDGWLRIPVPGLGFLATLTLITLVGFLASNFLARRLLEWMDEMLERLPGIRLLYTGIKDVTGAFVGEKKRFSQPVVVTIDPVAGSKAIGFLTQDSLDELGMADHVTVYLPFSYSFAGQLLLFPSERVTPLAAPSAKVMAFVVSGGVAEVSRE, encoded by the coding sequence ATGAAACGCCTGGTCGGGTACTTCCTCAACGGCCTCATTTTCACCGCCCCCGCGGCGCTCACGCTGTACGTGTTGTGGGCGATCTTCACCACGGTGGACGGCTGGCTCCGCATCCCCGTCCCGGGGCTGGGGTTCCTCGCCACCCTCACGCTGATCACCCTGGTGGGGTTCCTGGCCTCGAACTTCCTGGCCCGCCGGCTGCTCGAATGGATGGACGAGATGCTGGAGCGGCTCCCCGGCATCCGGCTGCTCTACACCGGCATCAAGGACGTGACCGGCGCCTTCGTGGGCGAGAAGAAGCGCTTCTCCCAGCCGGTGGTGGTGACCATCGACCCGGTGGCCGGCTCCAAGGCGATCGGCTTCCTCACCCAGGACTCGCTCGATGAACTGGGCATGGCCGACCACGTGACGGTGTACCTGCCCTTCTCCTACAGCTTCGCGGGGCAGCTGCTGCTCTTCCCGAGCGAACGGGTGACGCCGCTGGCCGCGCCCAGCGCCAAGGTGATGGCGTTCGTGGTGTCGGGGGGGGTGGCGGAGGTGAGCCGGGAGTAG
- a CDS encoding carbon starvation protein A: MIPLLWSLVALAGAAGWAMLALGRGETVSAAWLILAAVGTYLIAYRFYSRFLATRVFGLDNRRATPAERLGNGRDFVPTSRWVLFGHHFAAISGAGPLIGPVLAAQFGYLPGTLWIVFGVVLAGAVQDFTILVGSMRRDGKSLGQMAKEEIGAFTGLAAMVAILAIMIILLAVLALVVVNALRDSPWGLFTIACTIPIAVLMGFWMKAWRPGRTLEASGAGVVLLLLALVGGQQVAASPTLAPLFTWAPVTLALALVAYGFVASVLPVWMLLAPRDYLSTFMKIGTIALLAVTILVELPDLKLPALTRFIDGTGPVFAGKLFPFAFITIACGAISGFHALVASGTTPKMLRREEDARLIGYGGMLMESFVAVMAMCAAAVLDPGVYFAINVPLAKLGGNAVAAAETIRGWGFAVTPEQMDALARQVGEASLLGRTGGAPSLAVGMATLFSGAFGEHLLALWYHFAIMFEALFILTTIDAGTRVGRFMLQELAGHVWAPLGRTSWYPSIVLSSLLVVLGWGWFLVQGVLDPLGGINSLWPLFGISNQLLASVALCVGTTLIIKAGRARYAWATLLPLAWLLVVTLTASWQKVFSPERRIGFLTDAAALKAEIAAGTLDPVRGGRLIFNDQLNAVMASVFVVIVLAVVLSSLREWLRILRGGTPVTSAETPFVESAYVS; this comes from the coding sequence ATGATCCCCCTCCTGTGGTCCCTCGTGGCCCTGGCCGGCGCCGCCGGCTGGGCGATGCTCGCCCTCGGCCGCGGCGAGACCGTCAGCGCGGCCTGGCTGATCCTCGCGGCGGTCGGCACCTACCTCATCGCCTACCGCTTCTACAGCCGGTTCCTCGCCACCCGCGTCTTCGGGCTCGACAACCGGCGCGCCACCCCGGCGGAGCGGCTGGGGAACGGCCGCGACTTCGTGCCCACCAGCCGCTGGGTGCTCTTCGGGCACCACTTCGCCGCGATTTCCGGGGCCGGCCCGCTGATCGGCCCGGTGCTGGCGGCCCAGTTCGGCTACCTGCCGGGGACGCTGTGGATCGTCTTCGGGGTGGTGCTGGCGGGGGCGGTGCAGGACTTCACCATCCTCGTGGGCTCCATGCGGCGGGACGGCAAGTCGCTCGGGCAGATGGCCAAGGAGGAGATCGGGGCGTTCACCGGCCTGGCGGCGATGGTGGCCATCCTCGCCATCATGATCATCCTGCTCGCGGTGCTGGCGCTGGTGGTGGTCAACGCCCTGCGCGACAGCCCCTGGGGGCTGTTCACGATCGCGTGCACCATCCCCATCGCGGTGCTGATGGGCTTCTGGATGAAGGCGTGGCGGCCGGGCCGCACCCTCGAGGCCTCGGGGGCGGGGGTGGTGCTGCTGCTGCTCGCGCTGGTGGGCGGGCAGCAGGTGGCGGCCTCGCCCACGCTGGCGCCGCTGTTCACCTGGGCCCCGGTGACGCTGGCGCTGGCGCTGGTGGCCTACGGCTTCGTGGCGAGCGTGCTGCCGGTGTGGATGCTGCTGGCGCCGCGGGACTACCTCTCGACCTTCATGAAGATCGGGACGATCGCGCTGCTCGCGGTGACCATCCTGGTCGAACTGCCCGACCTCAAGCTCCCGGCGCTCACCCGGTTCATCGACGGCACCGGGCCGGTGTTCGCCGGGAAGCTGTTCCCGTTCGCGTTCATCACCATCGCCTGCGGGGCGATCAGCGGCTTCCACGCCCTGGTGGCCTCGGGCACCACGCCCAAGATGCTGCGCCGCGAGGAAGACGCGCGGCTGATCGGCTACGGCGGGATGCTGATGGAGTCGTTCGTGGCGGTGATGGCGATGTGCGCCGCGGCGGTGCTCGACCCCGGGGTGTACTTCGCCATCAACGTGCCGCTGGCCAAGCTGGGCGGGAACGCGGTGGCGGCGGCGGAGACGATCCGCGGCTGGGGCTTCGCGGTGACGCCGGAGCAGATGGACGCCCTGGCCCGCCAGGTGGGCGAGGCCTCGCTGCTGGGCCGTACCGGCGGCGCGCCGAGCCTGGCGGTGGGGATGGCCACGCTCTTCAGCGGCGCGTTCGGCGAGCACCTGCTGGCGCTGTGGTACCACTTCGCGATCATGTTCGAGGCGCTGTTCATCCTCACCACCATCGACGCCGGCACCCGGGTGGGCCGCTTCATGCTGCAGGAGCTGGCGGGCCACGTCTGGGCGCCCCTCGGCCGCACCTCCTGGTACCCGAGCATCGTGCTCTCCTCGCTGCTGGTGGTGCTCGGCTGGGGCTGGTTCCTGGTGCAGGGCGTGCTCGACCCGCTGGGCGGGATCAACAGCCTGTGGCCCCTCTTCGGCATCAGCAACCAGCTGCTGGCCTCGGTGGCGCTGTGCGTGGGGACCACGCTGATCATCAAGGCCGGCCGCGCCCGCTACGCCTGGGCCACCCTGCTGCCGCTGGCCTGGCTGCTGGTGGTGACCCTCACGGCCAGCTGGCAGAAGGTCTTCTCGCCGGAGCGCCGCATCGGGTTCCTCACCGACGCCGCCGCGCTCAAGGCGGAGATCGCCGCCGGCACCCTCGACCCGGTGCGCGGGGGGCGGCTCATCTTCAACGACCAGCTCAACGCGGTGATGGCGTCGGTCTTCGTGGTGATCGTGCTGGCGGTGGTGCTGTCGTCGCTGCGCGAGTGGCTCCGGATCCTGCGGGGCGGCACGCCGGTGACGAGCGCGGAGACCCCGTTCGTGGAGTCGGCGTATGTCTCGTAG
- a CDS encoding YbdD/YjiX family protein, whose product MSRSSAARWPSGPADGWAQAPSGLWVQLREKAIACVSTFRQVAGMPDYQGYLRHLRLTHPDWPLPTEREFYTLYVTARYGDGPTRCC is encoded by the coding sequence ATGTCTCGTAGCTCGGCGGCGCGATGGCCCAGCGGCCCGGCCGATGGGTGGGCCCAGGCCCCCTCGGGGCTGTGGGTGCAGCTGCGGGAGAAGGCCATCGCCTGCGTCTCCACCTTCCGGCAGGTGGCCGGGATGCCCGACTACCAGGGCTACCTCCGCCACCTGCGCCTGACGCACCCCGACTGGCCGCTCCCCACCGAGCGGGAGTTCTATACCCTGTACGTGACGGCCCGCTACGGCGACGGCCCCACCCGCTGCTGCTGA